The genomic window CTTCGACGGCGGCTACGCGGTCTTCGACGCCGACAGCGACGAGACGGCGCAGCGGGTGCTCCGCCGGGCCGTCGACCAGGGCGACGTCGCCAGCTTCGCGCCGCAGCATCCCACCCTCGCCCAGATCTTCAAGGAGGTCATCCAGTGAGCATCGCAACCCGCACCGCCGGACCCAGCGCCGCGCAGGGCGTCTGGCTCGTCGCCGAACGCGAGATCGGCTCGAAGCTGCGCAGCAAGGCCTTCGTCATCTCGACGGCGATCCTCGTCCTCGGCGCCCTCGTGCTCGTCATCTGGGGCGGCTTCGCGGCGGCGAACAACGCCGGAACCCCCGTCGCGGTGACCCCGGATGCCGCCTCCTACGTCGCGGAGGCGCAGGGGCTCGACGTGACCGAGGTCGCCGACCGCGCGGAGGCGGAGGCGCTCGTCGAGAGCGGCGACGTCGACGCCGCGATCGTCGCCGACCCGGAGTCGCCGGTCGGTGTCGCCGTGATCGCCGATTCGAGCGCTCCGTCGCAGCTGCTGCTGCAGCTCGCGCAGACGCCGCCGGTCGAGCTGCTGAACCCTGAATCGGGCAACGAGGCGCTCGGCTACATCGCCGCGATCGGCTTCGGCGTCGTGTTCCTGTTCGCCGCGTCGATGTTCGGCGGGACGATCGCGCAGAGCGTCGTCGAGGAGAAGCAGACCCGCGTGGTCGAGCTGCTCATCTCGGCGATCCCGGTTCGGTCGCTGCTCGCCGGCAAGGTGATCGGCAACACGGTCCTCGCGATGGGGCAGATCCTGATCCTCGCGGCCGTCGCGATCGTCGGCCTCACCGTGACCGACCAGACCGCGCTGCTGCAGGGACTCGGCGGACCCATCGCCTGGTTCGCGGTGTTCTTCCTCTTCGGCTTCATCCTCCTCGCGTCGCTGTTCGCGGCGGCGGCGTCGATGGTGTCGCGTCAGGAGGACATCGGATCGACCACGACGCCGCTGACGATGCTCGTCATGGCGCCCTACTTCCTGGTGATCTTCTTCTTCGACAACCCGCTCGTGCTCGGCATCATGTCGTACGTGCCGTTCTCGGCGCCGGTCGGGATGCCGATGCGGCTCTTCCTCGGGACGGCGCAGTGGTGGGAGCCGCTCCTGTCGCTCGCGATCCTCATCGCGACGTGCATCGCGGCGATCCTCGTCGGGGCCCGCATCTACGAGAACTCACTGCTGCGAATGGGCGGGCGCGTGAAGCTCTCGGAGGCGCTGGCGCGCTGAGGACGATTCCGGATGCCCCGTTCCCGCGGTCCTCGCGGGGCGGGGCATCCGTCGTCAGCTGCCCTTGAGAACGGAGAGGACGTTGCCCGACGGGTCGCGGAACCACGCGATCTCGGGCCCCATCCCGCGCGCGACGCCCTTCTCGTCGGTGGGGAAGTCGGCGTCGTCGTAGATCTTGGTCGTGACGCCCCGCGCGTTGAGGTCGTCGACGGCGGCTTCGACGTCGTCGACGTCGAAGTTCAGGATCGTGAAGCCCGCCGGCTCGTGGTCGGGCTTGGGATAGACGATCACCGTCGCCCCCGAGCCGAGAGTGAGCTCGAGGATCCCCATCTCGTTGAGCGACACCGGGATGCCGAGGATGTCGCCGTAGAACGTCTTGGCCTCATCGATGTCGGCGACGGCGAAGCCGCTGAATGCGCGGTCGGGCGTGAACATGGTGCCTCCCTGGGTCGTGGCTCGTTCGTGGCTGCAGCAAGCCTCCGCCCGCGCGGGGCGCGTGTCCAGAGGGGCTGCGGCGGTCAGACGGCGGGGTCAGACGAGCTCGACGACCGTGGCGACGCCCATTCCGCCGCCGATGCACAGCGTCGCCAGGCCGTAGCGCCCACCGGTGCGTTCGAGCTCGTCGATCAGGGTGCCGAGGATCATGGCGCCCGTCGCGCCGAGTGGATGCCCCATCGCGATCGCGCCGCCGTTGACGTTGGTGCGCTCATGCGGGAAGTCGTCGAGGTCGCGCATGAGCCTGAGCGCGACGGACGCGAACGCCTCGTTGATCTCGACGAGGTCGATGTCGTGGATGCCGAGTCCGGCCCGTTCCAGGGCGAGGCGGGATGCGGGTCCGGGACCGGTCAGCATGATCGTGTGCTCGGTGCTGACGACCGCGGCCGAGCGGATGCGGGCACGCGGCGTGAGCCCGTGTCGCTCCCCCGCCCGTTCGCTGCCGACGACGACGAGCGCGGCGCCGTCGACGATTCCGGACGAGTTGCCGGCGTGGTGGACGTGGTCGATCGCGCCGGCCTGCGGGTACTTCCGCAGCGCGACCTCGTCGAACCGGGCGCGGCCGATCTCGGCGAAGGCGGGCGGCAGCGCGGCGAGGGTGTCGACGCTGGTGCCGGGACGGATGATCTCGTCGCGCTCGAGGAGCACGGCACCGTCGGGTCCGGCCACGGGGATGACCGAGCGGTCGAACCGGCCCTCTGCCCACGCTCGAGCGGCGCGCTCGTGGGACACTGCGGCGAACCGGTCCACGTCCTCCCGCGTGTAGCCCTCGAGCGTCGCGATGAGGTCGGCGCTGATGCCCTGCGGCACCGAGTCCGGGGTCACGGCGGCGGCCGAGTCCTTCGAGAAGGCGCTGCCGTCGCTGCCCATGGGGACGCGGCTCATCGACTCGACGCCGCCGGCGAGGAAGAGGTCCTCCCAGCCCGAGCGCACTCGCGCGGCCGCCTGGTTGACGGCCTCGAGTCCTGATCCGCAGAAGCGGTTGAGCTGCACGCCCGGCACCGAGTCGGGAAGCCCCGCCGCGAGCGCCGCCACCTTGGCGATGTCGGACCCCTGGTCGCCGATCGGCGTGACGCATCCGAGCACGACGTCGTCGATCTCGGCGGGGTCGAGGCCGGGGTGCCGCGCGCGGAGCGCATCGACGAGTCCGACCACGAGTTCGTGCGGCGGGACGCTGTGCAGGGCGCCCGTCGACTTGCCGCGTCCGCGGGGCGTGCGCACCGCGTCGTACACGTAGGCCTCGGTCATCGCGTCTCCTTCGATCGCTCCGGTTCCATCGTGCCACCGGCGAGCGGGGGCGGGGGCGGGGGCGGGGCCGGGGTGGCGGGCCGGGCGCGTGAAAGCGGCGGGCGATCTTCGGCGTGTTGCCCGGCGCCGGCACGAAGAGGGTCAAAATCGCCCGCCCGTTTCACGCCGCAGTTCGCCGGCTCACGCGGAGCTGCATCGCCGTTTCGACGAAGGCCCACGCCGGGGGCTCAGCGCTCGACGAGCACGCCGTCGGCGTCGGCCCAGACGTGCTTCCCCGGCGCGAACGCGACGCCGGCGATGGTGACGGCCACGTCGACCTCGCCGACGCCCTCCTTCGCGCTCTTGCGCGGGTTCGACCCGAGCGCCTTGACGCCCAGCGGCAGCCCGGCGATCGCTGCACGGTCGCGGATCGCGCCGTGCACGATGAGCCCCGCCCAGCCGTTCGCGACGGCCGACGCGGCGATGAGGTCGCCGACGAGGGCGGACTCGAGCGAGCCACCGCCGTCGATCACGAGCACGGCGCCGTTGCCCGGTGTGGCGAGCACCGCTTTCACGAGCGCGTTGTCGCGGTGGCAGCGCACGGTGCGGACCGGCCCGTCGAACGCGACGTGCCCGCCGAGGTCGTGGAACTGCAGCGAGAGGGAGGCGAGCGCGTCACCGCGCTCGTCGTACAGGTCGGCCGTGGCGATCGTCATGGCGCCACGCTATGCCGGGTCAGGGCAGATCCGGCTCCGGCCGAGTGAGAAGGATGCCGCATTCTTCACTCCGCGAGAAGCTTCGTCCGGCCGGGGCGTCAGGTGCCGCCGTCGCGGCCGGACGGCGGATTGAGGTCGGGGTGGAAGGCGGTGAAGACCGAGTACGTCTCACCGTCGGCATCCGCCTCCCGCTCTTTGAACTCCACCAGCAGCTCGTGGAGCCGCCGCTCGAACTCGTCCCGGTGCTCGTCGGTCAGCTTGAGGCCGAGCCATGCCGTGTGGAGGTCCTTCGGATCGACGCTCTCGATCTGCTGCAGGAAGACCTCGACCAGCACGCGGCTCCGCTCGGGCAGCGGGGCTCGCCAGGAGGCGCCCGTCGCACGGTACGGCACCTCGCGGGCGCCCTGCGCACCGGCGCGCGCGGGCTCGGCGGCGAGGAACCCGGTCTGCACCAGAGTGCGGACGTGGTGGAGCATCGTGCCCGGGTTGAGGCCGAGAAGTTCGGCGAGCTCCTTGTTCGTCCGCGGCTCGAAGGCGCAGAGCCGGAGCACGCGCAGCCGCAGCGGCGAACTGAGTGCGCGCAGTCGCGCTTCGGCGTCGGGATCGTCCGGCGCGGACTCGACGCCCGCTTCGCGATTCTTCGACACCTCCCCAGGCTAGGGCACCGATTGACATTCCTCAATCAGTGACGGAAACTGATTGACATGTCCCAATCACGTGATCACGAGGAGGCGCTCGACATCGACGACGCCGTCCTGGCGGAGGCGCGGGCCGAGGCATCCGGTCCCTCCTCAGCCGCGAAGGAGGGGGCAGGGGTCGAAGCCGACCGTGCCGACGCCGACGCCGCCCCTGGTCCCCGCGGATCGCTGTGGCGCGACCGCAACTTCCTCACGCTGTGGAGCGGCCAGACGCTCAGCCAGTTCGGCGCGCAGATCACCGAGCTCGCCGTGCCGGTGCTCGCTGTGCTGCTGCTGAACGCGACCGAGTTCCAGGTCGGCGTGCTCAACGCCGCGAACGTCGCCGCGTTCCTGCTCGTCGGGCTGCCGGCCGGCGCCTGGATCGACCGCATGCGCAAGCGTCACGTCATGATCGCGGCCGACGTCGTGCGGGCCATCGCGCTCGCGTGCGTGCCGCTGCTGTGGATGCTCGGGATGCTGCAGATCTGGCATCTCATCGTGATCGCGGCGATCGTCGGCGTTGCGACGGTGTTCTTCGACGTGTCATACCAGAGCATCGTGCCGTCACTGGTGCGGCCGAACCAGATCGCCGAGGCGAACGGCAAGCTGCAGTCCACGTACGAGCTCGCCAACATCGCCGGCCCGGGCATCGGCGGATGGCTCGTCGGCGTCATCACGGCTCCGCTCGCTGTGCTCGCCACGGCCGGAACGTACCTCGTGTCGGCTGTCGCGCTCCTGCTCACCCGCGACCACGAGCCGCCGCGGGCGCACGAGGACCGCGCGCCGATCCTCCGCGAGATCTGGGAGGGGCTCCACTTCGTCTTCACGGAGAAGCTGCTCCGCCGCATCGTGGGCACGACCGCGACGTCGAACTTCTTCAACACGGTCTCGACCACCTTGCTGCCGCTGTTCCTCCTGCGCGAGCTCGGCTTCTCGCCGGCATCGCTCGGCCTCATCTTCTCGCTCGGCGCGGTGGGCGGACTGCTGGGTGCGATGGCGACGCCGCACATCGTCCGCTGGATCGGAGAGGCGCGCGCGATCCCCGTCAGTGCCATGGGCTTCAGCATCGTCGGCCTGGGCGTGCCCGTCGCCGCGCTCGTGCCGGGCGTCGCCTTCCCGCTCCTGGTCGCCCAGTTCTTCGTGATGAGCTTCACGGTGCTGCTCTACAACATCACCCAGGTCACGTTCCGGCAGCGCATCACACCCCCGCGGCTCCTCGGCCGGATGAACGCCTCGGTGCGATTCGTGGTGTGGGGCGTCATGCCGATCGCCGCGCTCCTCGCGGGCGGCCTCGGCACCTGGCTCGGCGTCGTGCCGACAATGTGGATCGGGGCGATCGG from Microbacterium sulfonylureivorans includes these protein-coding regions:
- a CDS encoding ABC transporter permease, with product MSIATRTAGPSAAQGVWLVAEREIGSKLRSKAFVISTAILVLGALVLVIWGGFAAANNAGTPVAVTPDAASYVAEAQGLDVTEVADRAEAEALVESGDVDAAIVADPESPVGVAVIADSSAPSQLLLQLAQTPPVELLNPESGNEALGYIAAIGFGVVFLFAASMFGGTIAQSVVEEKQTRVVELLISAIPVRSLLAGKVIGNTVLAMGQILILAAVAIVGLTVTDQTALLQGLGGPIAWFAVFFLFGFILLASLFAAAASMVSRQEDIGSTTTPLTMLVMAPYFLVIFFFDNPLVLGIMSYVPFSAPVGMPMRLFLGTAQWWEPLLSLAILIATCIAAILVGARIYENSLLRMGGRVKLSEALAR
- a CDS encoding VOC family protein, with the translated sequence MFTPDRAFSGFAVADIDEAKTFYGDILGIPVSLNEMGILELTLGSGATVIVYPKPDHEPAGFTILNFDVDDVEAAVDDLNARGVTTKIYDDADFPTDEKGVARGMGPEIAWFRDPSGNVLSVLKGS
- a CDS encoding acetyl-CoA C-acetyltransferase, with the translated sequence MTEAYVYDAVRTPRGRGKSTGALHSVPPHELVVGLVDALRARHPGLDPAEIDDVVLGCVTPIGDQGSDIAKVAALAAGLPDSVPGVQLNRFCGSGLEAVNQAAARVRSGWEDLFLAGGVESMSRVPMGSDGSAFSKDSAAAVTPDSVPQGISADLIATLEGYTREDVDRFAAVSHERAARAWAEGRFDRSVIPVAGPDGAVLLERDEIIRPGTSVDTLAALPPAFAEIGRARFDEVALRKYPQAGAIDHVHHAGNSSGIVDGAALVVVGSERAGERHGLTPRARIRSAAVVSTEHTIMLTGPGPASRLALERAGLGIHDIDLVEINEAFASVALRLMRDLDDFPHERTNVNGGAIAMGHPLGATGAMILGTLIDELERTGGRYGLATLCIGGGMGVATVVELV
- the rraA gene encoding ribonuclease E activity regulator RraA, with the translated sequence MTIATADLYDERGDALASLSLQFHDLGGHVAFDGPVRTVRCHRDNALVKAVLATPGNGAVLVIDGGGSLESALVGDLIAASAVANGWAGLIVHGAIRDRAAIAGLPLGVKALGSNPRKSAKEGVGEVDVAVTIAGVAFAPGKHVWADADGVLVER
- a CDS encoding ArsR/SmtB family transcription factor gives rise to the protein MSKNREAGVESAPDDPDAEARLRALSSPLRLRVLRLCAFEPRTNKELAELLGLNPGTMLHHVRTLVQTGFLAAEPARAGAQGAREVPYRATGASWRAPLPERSRVLVEVFLQQIESVDPKDLHTAWLGLKLTDEHRDEFERRLHELLVEFKEREADADGETYSVFTAFHPDLNPPSGRDGGT
- a CDS encoding MFS transporter, which encodes MSQSRDHEEALDIDDAVLAEARAEASGPSSAAKEGAGVEADRADADAAPGPRGSLWRDRNFLTLWSGQTLSQFGAQITELAVPVLAVLLLNATEFQVGVLNAANVAAFLLVGLPAGAWIDRMRKRHVMIAADVVRAIALACVPLLWMLGMLQIWHLIVIAAIVGVATVFFDVSYQSIVPSLVRPNQIAEANGKLQSTYELANIAGPGIGGWLVGVITAPLAVLATAGTYLVSAVALLLTRDHEPPRAHEDRAPILREIWEGLHFVFTEKLLRRIVGTTATSNFFNTVSTTLLPLFLLRELGFSPASLGLIFSLGAVGGLLGAMATPHIVRWIGEARAIPVSAMGFSIVGLGVPVAALVPGVAFPLLVAQFFVMSFTVLLYNITQVTFRQRITPPRLLGRMNASVRFVVWGVMPIAALLAGGLGTWLGVVPTMWIGAIGQLLSAGFVVFGPFWTMRELPDEHTNAASAEPAAAGPGDPGA